From a region of the Zonotrichia albicollis isolate bZonAlb1 chromosome 5, bZonAlb1.hap1, whole genome shotgun sequence genome:
- the VAX2 gene encoding ventral anterior homeobox 2 isoform X3: protein MSDGGAEPGGSPVLLAEPAATGRAREKLPTRAELESALRAGGGGGGGSGGTAGGFKDIPGTSAVSPGSSKQCAPDTESPSGTGEADYCRRILVRDAKGTIREIVLPKGLDLDRPKRTRTSFTAEQLYRLELEFQRCQSRCGSRTAARSRRRTRAGTLRNAPPAPPSPSPPATSCGCWSRAASCPCRPPRASCPPLPTLSLSPAPRPAWRRLSPRPRRGWAPAAPRPRRLSACTSRPSPLPPPPPPHPLPHPRCRRRRGCRGGRCVSGGRCWAPCTICPLRTRPEPPRSSLTRGWRGRTVLYPARSRALKRKN from the exons ATGAGCGATGGAGGGGCCGAGCCCGGCGGGAGCCCCGTGCTGCTGGCCGAGCCCGCGGCCACCGGGCGGGCCCGGGAGAAGCTGCCGACCCGGGCGGAGCTGGAGAGCGCCCTGCgcgccggcggcggcggcggcggcggcagcggcggaaCCGCCGGCGGCTTCAAGGACATCCCGGGAACGTCGGCGGTCAGCCCCGGCTCCTCCAAGCAGTGCGCCCCGGACACCGAGAGCCCGTCGGGGACCGGCGAGGCGGATTACTGCCGCCGCATCCTGGTGCGAG ATGCCAAAGGGACGATCCGTGAGATCGTGCTGCCCAAGGGGCTGGACTTGGACCGGCCCAAGCGGACGCGGACGTCCTTCACGGCGGAGCAGCTCTACCGCCTGGAGCTGGAATTCCAGCGCTGCCA GTCAAGGTGTGGTTCCAGAACCGCCGCACGAAGCAGAAGAAGGACCAGAGCAGGGACTCTGAGAAACGCTCCTCCAGCACCTCCGAGTCCTTCGCCACCTGCAACATCCTgcggctgctggagcagggccgCCTCCTGTCCGTGCCGGCCCCCCCGAGCCTCCTGTCCCCCCCTTCCAACCCTGTCGCTGTCGCCAGCCCCGCGGCCAGCCTGGCGCCGCCTGTCCCCGCGTCCCCGCCGGGGCTGGGCACCAGcagccccccggccccgccgccttTCGGCCTGCACGTCCCGTCCCTCGccgcttcctcctcctcctcctcctcatcctcttcctcatcctcgtTGTCGTCGTCGCCGCGGCTGCCGGGGAGGCCGCTGTGTTTCGGGGGGCCGCTGCTGGGCGCCCTGCACGATCTGCCCGCTTCGTACCCGCCCGGAACCTCCGCGTTCGAGCCTTACACGCGGCTGGAGAGGAAGGACAGTTCTATACCCAGCAAGAAGCCGAGCCCTTAAAaggaaaaactaa
- the VAX2 gene encoding ventral anterior homeobox 2 isoform X2 produces the protein MSDGGAEPGGSPVLLAEPAATGRAREKLPTRAELESALRAGGGGGGGSGGTAGGFKDIPGTSAVSPGSSKQCAPDTESPSGTGEADYCRRILVRDAKGTIREIVLPKGLDLDRPKRTRTSFTAEQLYRLELEFQRCQYVVGRERTELARQLNLSETQVKVWFQNRRTKQKKDQSRDSEKRSSSTSESFATCNILRLLEQGRLLSVPAPPSLLSPPSNPVAVASPAASLAPPVPASPPGLGTSSPPAPPPFGLHVPSLAASSSSSSSSSSSSSLSSSPRLPGRPLCFGGPLLGALHDLPASYPPGTSAFEPYTRLERKDSSIPSKKPSP, from the exons ATGAGCGATGGAGGGGCCGAGCCCGGCGGGAGCCCCGTGCTGCTGGCCGAGCCCGCGGCCACCGGGCGGGCCCGGGAGAAGCTGCCGACCCGGGCGGAGCTGGAGAGCGCCCTGCgcgccggcggcggcggcggcggcggcagcggcggaaCCGCCGGCGGCTTCAAGGACATCCCGGGAACGTCGGCGGTCAGCCCCGGCTCCTCCAAGCAGTGCGCCCCGGACACCGAGAGCCCGTCGGGGACCGGCGAGGCGGATTACTGCCGCCGCATCCTGGTGCGAG ATGCCAAAGGGACGATCCGTGAGATCGTGCTGCCCAAGGGGCTGGACTTGGACCGGCCCAAGCGGACGCGGACGTCCTTCACGGCGGAGCAGCTCTACCGCCTGGAGCTGGAATTCCAGCGCTGCCAGTACGTGGTGGGCCGGGAAAGGACGGAGTTAGCGCGGCAGCTCAACCTCTCCGAGACGCAG GTCAAGGTGTGGTTCCAGAACCGCCGCACGAAGCAGAAGAAGGACCAGAGCAGGGACTCTGAGAAACGCTCCTCCAGCACCTCCGAGTCCTTCGCCACCTGCAACATCCTgcggctgctggagcagggccgCCTCCTGTCCGTGCCGGCCCCCCCGAGCCTCCTGTCCCCCCCTTCCAACCCTGTCGCTGTCGCCAGCCCCGCGGCCAGCCTGGCGCCGCCTGTCCCCGCGTCCCCGCCGGGGCTGGGCACCAGcagccccccggccccgccgccttTCGGCCTGCACGTCCCGTCCCTCGccgcttcctcctcctcctcctcctcatcctcttcctcatcctcgtTGTCGTCGTCGCCGCGGCTGCCGGGGAGGCCGCTGTGTTTCGGGGGGCCGCTGCTGGGCGCCCTGCACGATCTGCCCGCTTCGTACCCGCCCGGAACCTCCGCGTTCGAGCCTTACACGCGGCTGGAGAGGAAGGACAGTTCTATACCCAGCAAGAAGCCGAGCCCTTAA
- the VAX2 gene encoding ventral anterior homeobox 2 isoform X1, translating to MFDPAAAPAGMSDGGAEPGGSPVLLAEPAATGRAREKLPTRAELESALRAGGGGGGGSGGTAGGFKDIPGTSAVSPGSSKQCAPDTESPSGTGEADYCRRILVRDAKGTIREIVLPKGLDLDRPKRTRTSFTAEQLYRLELEFQRCQYVVGRERTELARQLNLSETQVKVWFQNRRTKQKKDQSRDSEKRSSSTSESFATCNILRLLEQGRLLSVPAPPSLLSPPSNPVAVASPAASLAPPVPASPPGLGTSSPPAPPPFGLHVPSLAASSSSSSSSSSSSSLSSSPRLPGRPLCFGGPLLGALHDLPASYPPGTSAFEPYTRLERKDSSIPSKKPSP from the exons ATGTTTGATCCCGCCGCGGCGCCCGCAGGGATGAGCGATGGAGGGGCCGAGCCCGGCGGGAGCCCCGTGCTGCTGGCCGAGCCCGCGGCCACCGGGCGGGCCCGGGAGAAGCTGCCGACCCGGGCGGAGCTGGAGAGCGCCCTGCgcgccggcggcggcggcggcggcggcagcggcggaaCCGCCGGCGGCTTCAAGGACATCCCGGGAACGTCGGCGGTCAGCCCCGGCTCCTCCAAGCAGTGCGCCCCGGACACCGAGAGCCCGTCGGGGACCGGCGAGGCGGATTACTGCCGCCGCATCCTGGTGCGAG ATGCCAAAGGGACGATCCGTGAGATCGTGCTGCCCAAGGGGCTGGACTTGGACCGGCCCAAGCGGACGCGGACGTCCTTCACGGCGGAGCAGCTCTACCGCCTGGAGCTGGAATTCCAGCGCTGCCAGTACGTGGTGGGCCGGGAAAGGACGGAGTTAGCGCGGCAGCTCAACCTCTCCGAGACGCAG GTCAAGGTGTGGTTCCAGAACCGCCGCACGAAGCAGAAGAAGGACCAGAGCAGGGACTCTGAGAAACGCTCCTCCAGCACCTCCGAGTCCTTCGCCACCTGCAACATCCTgcggctgctggagcagggccgCCTCCTGTCCGTGCCGGCCCCCCCGAGCCTCCTGTCCCCCCCTTCCAACCCTGTCGCTGTCGCCAGCCCCGCGGCCAGCCTGGCGCCGCCTGTCCCCGCGTCCCCGCCGGGGCTGGGCACCAGcagccccccggccccgccgccttTCGGCCTGCACGTCCCGTCCCTCGccgcttcctcctcctcctcctcctcatcctcttcctcatcctcgtTGTCGTCGTCGCCGCGGCTGCCGGGGAGGCCGCTGTGTTTCGGGGGGCCGCTGCTGGGCGCCCTGCACGATCTGCCCGCTTCGTACCCGCCCGGAACCTCCGCGTTCGAGCCTTACACGCGGCTGGAGAGGAAGGACAGTTCTATACCCAGCAAGAAGCCGAGCCCTTAA